The following proteins are encoded in a genomic region of Sulfurovum indicum:
- a CDS encoding four helix bundle protein, which translates to MKKDLLREKSFAFALRIIKLSQYLQTEHKEYILSKQIIRSGTSIGALIREAQYAQSKADFLHKLTIALKEANETEYWLLLLKESGYLNDKMLQSIQPEIDELLKLLISSTKKIKENLK; encoded by the coding sequence ATGAAAAAGGATCTGTTACGAGAAAAAAGCTTTGCCTTTGCATTGCGAATCATCAAGCTCTCTCAATACTTACAAACAGAGCATAAAGAATATATTTTATCGAAACAGATTATTCGTAGCGGCACATCCATCGGAGCGTTGATACGTGAAGCACAATATGCCCAATCTAAAGCTGACTTTTTACATAAGCTCACTATTGCTCTAAAAGAAGCTAACGAAACCGAATATTGGCTCTTACTATTGAAAGAGTCTGGATATCTAAATGATAAAATGCTCCAAAGTATTCAACCTGAAATTGATGAACTGCTCAAACTTCTTATCTCTAGTACGAAAAAGATAAAAGAAAATCTAAAATGA
- a CDS encoding lysophospholipid acyltransferase family protein, whose amino-acid sequence MRDLFRQAGIIVIPVLVYVIMRLLWVTCRKRFHNLSEIDESQHVCVCWHGELLMSPQAYRKIHPEHKASAIISSHFDGSLIAGTLRFLKIRPLRGSTKKGARQVLLQAFKSIKAGEEVLITPDGPRGPRHSMSDGAIGIALKSRLPIFVMNYQPSSYWQLGSWDRFVIPKPFCRIDFYIQSLSLEGMEIEEAKEYLKEKMLEHTVI is encoded by the coding sequence ATGAGAGATCTCTTCAGGCAGGCAGGTATCATTGTGATCCCTGTGCTTGTCTATGTTATCATGCGGTTACTATGGGTGACCTGCCGCAAGCGCTTCCACAATCTTTCCGAGATAGATGAATCACAGCATGTCTGTGTCTGTTGGCATGGTGAACTGTTAATGAGTCCACAGGCATATAGAAAGATCCACCCTGAGCACAAAGCTTCCGCTATTATCTCCTCGCATTTTGATGGATCCCTGATTGCAGGTACTCTGCGTTTTTTAAAGATAAGACCTCTCCGCGGATCGACCAAAAAAGGTGCCAGACAGGTACTTTTGCAGGCGTTTAAAAGTATTAAAGCGGGTGAAGAGGTGCTGATTACCCCAGACGGTCCAAGAGGTCCCAGACACTCTATGAGTGACGGAGCCATTGGGATCGCACTCAAAAGCAGGCTGCCTATTTTTGTGATGAATTACCAGCCATCATCCTACTGGCAGCTTGGCAGCTGGGACAGGTTTGTCATTCCCAAACCTTTCTGCCGCATTGACTTCTACATACAGAGTCTCTCTCTGGAAGGGATGGAGATAGAAGAGGCAAAAGAGTATCTGAAAGAGAAGATGCTGGAACACACGGTAATTTAA
- the rimO gene encoding 30S ribosomal protein S12 methylthiotransferase RimO, translating to MSKKLHLVSLGCTKNLVDSEVMLGRLKEYEITDDNTAADVIIVNTCGFIDAAKEESINTLLNLHDERKKDSILVMSGCLSERYKEELMQELPEIDIFTGVGDYEKIDQLIAQKQSSFSPEVYLATESSGRVITGSNYHAYIKIAEGCNQTCSFCAIPSFKGKLHSRSLESIVKEVSSLAAQGFYDFSFISQDSSSYGRDMGLKDGLRDLIKAVEKIEGVKSARILYLYPSTTTFALIDTIADSAIFQTYYDMPVQHIDDRVLKTMKRGFGEEKTIELLEYMKSKPNAFLRTSVIAGHPGENSESFEKLCSFMEDFGFDRFNVFAYSNEESTAAYEMEQLPKELIEERTAILGEIAQACTVRSLEKMVGKTVELVIDGESDEHEFLLSARPLQWAIDIDGEILINDTNDISVEYGKIYEAKVTELVGEQLLATLINEEVESRK from the coding sequence ATGTCCAAAAAACTACACCTCGTCAGCCTCGGCTGTACCAAAAACCTTGTCGACAGCGAAGTGATGCTTGGTCGTCTCAAAGAGTATGAGATCACCGATGACAATACTGCTGCTGATGTCATCATCGTCAATACCTGCGGCTTCATCGATGCAGCCAAAGAAGAGAGTATCAATACACTCCTCAATCTGCATGATGAACGAAAAAAAGACTCTATTCTTGTCATGAGTGGCTGTCTCAGTGAGCGCTACAAAGAAGAGCTCATGCAGGAGCTCCCGGAGATCGATATCTTTACCGGGGTAGGAGACTATGAAAAGATAGACCAGCTCATTGCCCAGAAACAGAGCTCTTTCTCTCCGGAAGTCTATCTGGCTACAGAGTCAAGCGGAAGGGTCATTACCGGTTCAAACTACCATGCCTATATCAAGATCGCCGAGGGATGCAACCAAACCTGTTCTTTCTGTGCCATTCCAAGCTTTAAAGGTAAACTCCACTCACGCTCACTCGAATCGATCGTCAAAGAGGTAAGCAGCCTTGCTGCACAGGGTTTTTACGACTTCTCTTTCATCTCCCAGGACTCCTCAAGCTACGGACGCGACATGGGGCTCAAGGATGGGCTTAGAGACCTCATCAAAGCAGTAGAAAAGATAGAAGGTGTCAAGAGTGCACGCATTCTTTACCTCTATCCCAGTACTACTACTTTTGCACTCATCGATACCATCGCCGACTCAGCAATCTTCCAGACCTACTACGATATGCCTGTTCAGCATATCGATGACCGTGTGCTTAAAACAATGAAACGAGGTTTTGGGGAAGAGAAGACCATTGAACTGCTCGAATACATGAAAAGCAAACCAAACGCCTTCCTGCGCACTTCAGTCATTGCCGGGCATCCGGGGGAGAACAGTGAAAGTTTTGAAAAGCTCTGCTCTTTCATGGAAGATTTCGGATTTGACCGATTCAATGTCTTTGCCTACTCCAATGAAGAGAGCACTGCTGCCTATGAAATGGAGCAGCTGCCTAAAGAGCTCATTGAAGAGAGAACCGCGATTCTAGGTGAGATCGCCCAGGCATGTACAGTCAGATCTCTTGAAAAAATGGTAGGCAAAACTGTTGAACTTGTTATTGACGGAGAGAGTGATGAACATGAATTCCTTCTCTCGGCAAGACCGCTGCAGTGGGCCATTGACATCGATGGAGAGATCCTCATCAACGATACAAACGACATAAGTGTAGAATATGGAAAGATATATGAGGCAAAAGTGACAGAACTGGTGGGGGAACAACTTCTCGCAACACTTATTAATGAGGAAGTAGAAAGTAGAAAGTAG
- the tilS gene encoding tRNA lysidine(34) synthetase TilS, translating to MKSLLLPTSYFLLEKRNLLAFSAGVDSSALFFLLIENNIKFDIAIVDYGVREESKKEVAHAKALAQQYNLKCHTAMAPHFSSHFEANARIFRYDFFERLIKAHGYDNLLTAHQLNDQLEWLLMRLTKGAGTSELLGLEPLSKRENYTVVRPLLEYSKEELLAYLKEHGHPYFTDTSNSDEKYERNRFRKQFSDPLLSKYKEGIKRSFAYLRRDKKVLESGYSLIYSYEKLRIIKLYRANAKSKAADMTLKTLGYLLSASQRQEIENKQSLVIGGAWAVELKDDLLYIAPYITTEMPKKFKEVCRVAKIPSKIRPYLFTKEIDLQEINALQSNTYRS from the coding sequence ATGAAATCACTTCTACTTCCTACTTCCTACTTCCTACTTGAAAAAAGAAATCTTCTCGCTTTTTCTGCAGGAGTAGACTCTTCCGCTCTTTTTTTTCTACTCATAGAAAACAACATCAAATTTGATATTGCTATTGTTGATTATGGTGTAAGAGAAGAGAGTAAAAAAGAAGTAGCACATGCCAAAGCCTTGGCACAACAGTACAACCTGAAGTGTCATACAGCAATGGCACCACATTTTAGCTCACACTTTGAAGCAAATGCCAGAATATTCCGCTATGATTTTTTTGAGAGACTTATCAAAGCACACGGTTATGACAATCTGCTTACCGCCCATCAACTCAATGATCAGCTGGAGTGGCTGCTGATGCGCCTTACAAAAGGTGCCGGCACTTCTGAGCTACTTGGACTTGAACCTCTAAGCAAAAGAGAGAACTATACAGTGGTACGTCCTCTGCTCGAATACAGTAAGGAAGAGTTACTTGCTTACCTGAAAGAGCATGGTCATCCCTACTTCACAGACACAAGCAACAGCGATGAAAAATATGAGAGAAACAGATTTAGAAAACAGTTCTCCGATCCTCTGCTGTCAAAATACAAAGAGGGGATCAAACGCAGTTTTGCATACCTCAGAAGAGACAAAAAAGTGCTTGAGAGCGGATATAGTCTCATCTACAGCTATGAAAAACTAAGGATCATTAAACTCTACAGAGCAAATGCCAAAAGCAAAGCAGCCGACATGACCCTTAAAACACTGGGATATCTCCTCTCTGCATCACAACGTCAGGAGATAGAGAATAAACAAAGCCTTGTCATTGGTGGAGCATGGGCAGTAGAACTCAAGGATGACCTGCTCTATATTGCCCCCTATATTACAACTGAGATGCCAAAGAAATTTAAAGAGGTGTGCCGTGTTGCAAAGATCCCATCAAAAATACGCCCCTATCTCTTCACAAAAGAGATAGACCTCCAGGAGATCAACGCATTGCAAAGCAATACATACCGATCCTGA
- a CDS encoding tyrosine-type recombinase/integrase, with product MSNKQLREYIEEFLDYLLSVRGYSEATVETYEIALRQMEEVSHFYEEDGVWVLDITPFRFKIVKNSKKTIVKKLSAVRSLVKYLEDQCDFAVRVISDESIKVPQSLPKPIEERHIDEVLRKATIEEKVLVAMLYGLGLRISELSRLKLDDIKEGWVMVHGKGNKVRQLPLLDSLQKLLQVYLANTQPETYLFEKGNAPLNSAQLRYRLTKLFREHGLQATPHQLRHSFATHLLNHGARIADVSELLGHETMATTQVYTKLGSARKMQEYMKAHPLADARHQPDEE from the coding sequence ATGAGCAATAAGCAACTGAGAGAGTATATTGAGGAATTTCTCGATTACCTTTTGAGTGTGCGCGGCTATTCCGAAGCGACGGTAGAGACTTATGAGATAGCGTTGCGGCAGATGGAGGAGGTGAGTCACTTTTATGAAGAGGATGGTGTATGGGTGCTCGATATTACACCTTTTCGTTTCAAGATCGTCAAGAACAGTAAAAAGACTATTGTTAAAAAGCTCTCTGCTGTACGTTCACTGGTCAAATACCTGGAAGATCAGTGTGATTTTGCAGTCAGGGTGATCTCCGATGAGTCCATAAAGGTACCTCAGTCTCTTCCCAAGCCAATAGAAGAGAGGCATATAGATGAGGTCTTAAGGAAGGCAACGATCGAAGAGAAAGTGCTTGTAGCGATGCTTTACGGTCTTGGTCTGCGTATTTCGGAGTTGAGCAGACTGAAACTGGATGATATTAAAGAGGGATGGGTCATGGTTCACGGAAAAGGGAACAAAGTACGTCAACTCCCTCTGCTGGATTCACTGCAGAAACTTCTACAGGTTTATTTGGCAAATACCCAGCCTGAAACGTATCTTTTTGAAAAAGGAAATGCTCCGCTCAATAGCGCACAGCTGCGCTACAGACTGACAAAACTCTTTAGGGAGCATGGGCTTCAAGCTACACCGCACCAGCTTCGGCACTCTTTTGCCACCCATTTGCTCAACCATGGAGCACGTATTGCTGATGTAAGTGAACTGCTGGGGCATGAAACGATGGCAACAACACAAGTCTATACCAAACTTGGTTCTGCAAGGAAGATGCAGGAGTATATGAAGGCGCACCCTTTGGCTGATGCCAGGCATCAGCCAGATGAGGAGTGA